In Gordonia phthalatica, one genomic interval encodes:
- a CDS encoding DUF5691 domain-containing protein, producing the protein MTTPTNADDSTTDGSAARWRDALLSTAVLGTDRRPPPTPPTAVGTGGHRADEPPVEMLDQAALAAALTRAGRTSTVAEPAAAAPAETSPYAPPRAVELLGVLLDAPPVAREVWPDLLERWLDTAGDRGVLVPPPMLPAVIAAGGRSPRLQPALRRSWGRRGDWLAEVTESAGKRPAHLDAESLTRDWTDLAPSVAVDALVELRSRDPAGARTIALAQWSGLPAALKERVVTGFQVGLSLADEAFLEDALDQRSVRVRDAARTVLRHLPGSAFGRRMADRLRPLVTVQRGRVLRSHVTITLLAPTALDDAAHRDGLPGTGSATDRSASLQAIVASAPLHTWTDLSGLTADQVVAGLRDDTAAITALIRAATQQSDGRWAHALLAVRDHRSLVPVLPPAERERHLLRLLPVCNDVAFQELLAVAGHPWSVAVAHTILARVTRPAAPKDTASTLSRRVAHLPMTYATAFPAESVPAISEVLARAELPTSGVAVPDHLRRVLATAINFHALDQSIQEAFS; encoded by the coding sequence GTGACGACACCGACGAACGCCGACGATTCGACGACCGACGGCTCGGCGGCGCGGTGGCGCGACGCTCTGCTGTCGACGGCAGTCCTGGGCACCGACCGTCGACCGCCGCCCACGCCTCCGACTGCGGTGGGGACCGGCGGGCACCGGGCCGATGAGCCGCCGGTCGAGATGCTCGACCAAGCGGCCCTGGCTGCGGCACTCACCCGGGCTGGGCGGACGAGTACGGTCGCCGAGCCCGCTGCCGCGGCACCGGCGGAGACCTCGCCCTACGCACCTCCGCGTGCGGTCGAACTGCTCGGCGTGCTGCTCGACGCGCCTCCCGTCGCCCGGGAGGTGTGGCCCGACCTCCTCGAACGGTGGCTCGACACCGCCGGTGATCGTGGCGTGCTGGTGCCGCCGCCCATGCTCCCCGCGGTGATCGCGGCCGGCGGTCGATCCCCGCGCCTGCAGCCCGCGCTGCGGCGGTCGTGGGGCCGTCGGGGCGACTGGCTGGCCGAGGTCACCGAATCGGCGGGGAAGCGCCCCGCGCACCTCGACGCGGAGTCCCTGACCCGTGACTGGACCGACCTGGCACCGTCCGTCGCCGTCGACGCCCTGGTCGAACTGCGGAGCCGTGACCCGGCCGGAGCGCGGACCATCGCGCTCGCACAGTGGTCCGGGCTCCCCGCCGCGCTCAAGGAGCGGGTGGTGACCGGATTTCAGGTCGGTCTCTCCCTCGCCGACGAAGCGTTCCTGGAGGACGCCCTCGACCAACGGTCCGTCCGCGTGCGCGATGCCGCCCGCACGGTGCTTCGCCATCTCCCGGGCAGCGCGTTCGGGCGGCGGATGGCCGACCGACTCCGGCCGCTGGTCACCGTCCAGCGGGGGCGGGTGCTTCGATCCCATGTCACGATCACGCTGCTCGCGCCGACCGCACTCGACGACGCCGCGCATCGCGACGGGTTGCCCGGCACCGGCTCGGCGACCGATCGATCCGCATCCCTGCAGGCCATCGTGGCGTCGGCGCCGCTCCACACCTGGACCGACCTCAGCGGTCTGACCGCCGATCAGGTGGTCGCCGGGCTCCGCGACGACACCGCCGCGATCACCGCGTTGATCCGCGCGGCCACGCAGCAGTCCGACGGCCGGTGGGCACACGCTCTGCTCGCGGTCCGCGACCACCGCTCGCTGGTGCCCGTGCTGCCCCCAGCGGAACGGGAACGCCACCTGCTCCGCCTCCTCCCCGTCTGCAACGACGTCGCCTTTCAAGAGCTCCTGGCGGTCGCCGGACACCCGTGGAGCGTCGCCGTCGCCCACACGATCCTGGCTCGGGTCACCCGGCCCGCGGCGCCGAAGGACACCGCGTCCACGCTGAGCCGTCGCGTCGCGCACCTGCCGATGACGTACGCGACAGCCTTCCCCGCGGAGTCCGTGCCTGCGATCAGCGAAGTGCTGGCCCGGGCCGAACTGCCTACGTCCGGCGTCGCCGTCCCCGACCACCTGCGGCGAGTCCTCGCCACGGCCATCAACTTCCATGCTCTCGACCAGTCCATTCAGGAGGCCTTCTCGTGA
- a CDS encoding TIGR02234 family membrane protein, which yields MSESESVDPVESTSTTGAPTSMNRRYQAIASILILVAALGLWGASRMKWATILVGENPPSPSRVVTVDGSQWSPWLVAVAIAMVAAVGAQFAVRGMALRLVAILVAIGGGVSVIPAISLLTEGQDNSYIVKMAGLDPSRNPIDGIPVESTPGYLVIAAAVCAVIGAVFMMRTANKSGMSSKYDSPAARRAELERKVFAERERAAAGEPVAPETNERFLWDSLDEGLDPTDDEK from the coding sequence GTGAGCGAATCCGAATCCGTCGACCCCGTCGAGAGCACCTCAACCACCGGCGCACCGACCTCGATGAATCGTCGCTACCAGGCGATCGCATCGATCCTGATCCTGGTGGCCGCACTCGGCCTGTGGGGTGCGTCGCGGATGAAGTGGGCCACCATCCTCGTCGGCGAGAACCCGCCGTCGCCGTCGCGCGTCGTGACGGTGGACGGCAGCCAGTGGAGCCCGTGGCTCGTCGCCGTCGCCATCGCCATGGTCGCGGCGGTCGGCGCACAGTTCGCCGTCCGCGGCATGGCGTTGCGGCTGGTCGCGATCCTGGTCGCGATCGGCGGCGGAGTCTCGGTGATCCCGGCGATCTCGCTCCTGACCGAAGGACAGGACAACAGTTACATCGTGAAGATGGCGGGCCTGGATCCGTCGCGGAACCCGATCGACGGGATCCCCGTCGAGTCGACGCCCGGCTATCTGGTGATCGCCGCCGCCGTGTGCGCCGTGATCGGTGCCGTCTTCATGATGCGGACCGCCAACAAGAGCGGGATGTCGTCCAAGTACGACTCACCGGCCGCCCGTCGCGCCGAACTGGAGCGCAAGGTCTTCGCCGAACGTGAGCGCGCGGCGGCAGGCGAGCCCGTCGCACCGGAGACCAACGAACGCTTTCTCTGGGACTCCCTCGACGAGGGCCTCGACCCGACGGACGACGAGAAGTAG
- a CDS encoding ATP-binding protein produces the protein MTTPSPTTPADDVLRAHAEYEYAAELAALAAADDRPRPPRWQLSPWAVTTYLLGGTLTDGTVITPKYIGSRRLMEIAVASLATDRALLLLGVPGTAKSWVSEHLAAAISGDSTLVVQGTAGTTEEAIRYGWNYASLLAAGPSTDALVPGPVMRAMRTGSLARIEELTRIPADVQDSLITVLSEKTLPIPELDSEVQARRGFNVIATANDRDKGVNDLSSALRRRFTTVVLPLPDSLDDEVSIVTQRVSSLGASLELPADLQSLSEIRRVVTVMRELRGGVTVDGRTTLKSPSSTLSTAEAISVVTSGLSLAAHFGDGVVGAHDVAAGLLGAVVKDPVQDAVIWDEYLETVVRGRPDWDDLYRACRDLGTGAHR, from the coding sequence GTGACCACTCCCTCGCCGACCACCCCCGCCGACGACGTCCTGCGGGCGCACGCCGAGTACGAGTACGCCGCCGAACTCGCGGCGCTCGCGGCCGCCGACGACCGTCCCCGACCACCGCGATGGCAGCTGTCGCCGTGGGCGGTGACCACCTATCTGTTGGGCGGCACCCTGACCGACGGCACGGTGATCACCCCGAAGTACATCGGTAGTCGCCGCCTGATGGAGATCGCGGTGGCCTCGCTCGCCACCGACCGGGCGCTGCTGCTCCTCGGTGTTCCGGGCACCGCGAAGTCGTGGGTCAGCGAGCACCTCGCCGCCGCGATCAGCGGTGACTCGACCCTCGTCGTGCAGGGCACCGCAGGCACCACCGAGGAGGCCATCCGTTACGGCTGGAACTACGCGAGCCTCCTCGCTGCCGGCCCGTCCACCGACGCACTGGTACCCGGCCCGGTGATGCGCGCGATGCGCACCGGTTCCCTCGCCCGCATCGAGGAACTGACGCGCATCCCCGCCGACGTGCAGGACTCCCTGATCACCGTCCTGTCGGAGAAGACGCTGCCGATCCCCGAACTCGACAGCGAAGTCCAGGCGCGCCGCGGTTTCAACGTGATCGCGACCGCCAACGACCGGGACAAGGGCGTCAACGACCTGTCGTCGGCGCTCCGTCGCCGATTCACCACCGTGGTGCTCCCGCTCCCCGACTCGCTGGACGACGAGGTCTCGATCGTGACCCAGCGCGTGTCGAGTCTCGGGGCGTCGCTGGAGCTCCCGGCCGACCTGCAGTCCCTCAGCGAGATCCGACGCGTGGTGACGGTGATGCGTGAACTCCGCGGCGGCGTCACCGTCGACGGGCGCACCACACTGAAGTCGCCGTCGTCGACGCTCTCGACGGCCGAGGCCATCTCGGTGGTGACCAGCGGGCTGAGTTTGGCCGCGCACTTCGGCGACGGTGTGGTGGGCGCGCACGACGTGGCCGCGGGCCTGCTCGGCGCAGTCGTGAAGGACCCGGTGCAGGACGCGGTGATCTGGGACGAGTACCTGGAGACCGTCGTCCGCGGTCGCCCCGACTGGGACGACCTCTACCGCGCGTGCCGGGATCTGGGCACCGGCGCACATCGATGA
- a CDS encoding DUF5682 family protein, with product MTVRATVSILGIRHHGPGSAQSVADALAEISPDFVLVEGPGELTKILPLLVDPETVPPIAGLVYDAAEPSRASFYPLASFSPEWVATRWALNHDVTVEWADLPGGNQLALRAAVTSADTAPEPAVHRDEQVTDPIAALAAAAGYDEPERWWEDAVEHAGAAGVLDRFDAVREAIAELRTDEPAPTPLVGDDKVLDAVAASNPLGSAMTGAREAAMRKALRAAIKAGHQRIAVVCGAWHAPALDPTRMPSAAADNRLLRGLPKTKVAVAWVPWTATRLSQWSGYGAGVASPGWYRHLFEARRAGHDTREAAASWLVLVARELRAQGRPASPAAVVDAVRLASTLAGLRGRPHPGLSELDDAALAVLADGDRMPLTLVNDSLVVGADIGAVPESAPLVPLAADLQRQQKGCRLRPTAQAKSLMLDLRTDSGRAKSVLLHRLRALDITWGLPGETGSTTGTFKEAWELEWDPAMAVDVVEASVYGTTVASAAAAKVAADADAATTLGALSELIDLCLLADLPIDRVVAALADRAAAHTDVPELLAAVEPLARVCRYGNVRQVATDDVRAVLDQTAVRACLGLPSASTSLSDDAAVGLRTAVESAHRGLMLLDDMRLADYWYGALRRVADHDRVPGTLVGRATRMLLDAGRLHRDEVERRMGLALSTVGDPVDAAGWLDGFLAGDALVLMHDAALLAVVDEWMSGVATEVFDDLLPLLRRTFSGFSKAERRIIGQSLTRAAHTDVGAASDLGQAAPAMAAVARLIGWETM from the coding sequence ATGACCGTTCGCGCGACCGTCTCGATCCTCGGCATCCGGCACCACGGGCCGGGCTCGGCGCAGTCCGTCGCCGACGCCCTCGCGGAGATCAGCCCCGACTTCGTGCTGGTGGAGGGGCCGGGCGAGCTGACGAAGATCCTGCCGCTGCTGGTGGACCCCGAGACCGTCCCACCGATCGCCGGGCTGGTGTACGACGCCGCCGAACCGAGCCGGGCGTCGTTCTATCCGCTCGCCTCGTTCTCGCCCGAATGGGTCGCGACCCGGTGGGCGCTGAACCACGACGTCACCGTGGAGTGGGCGGATCTGCCGGGCGGCAACCAGTTGGCGCTGCGGGCGGCCGTCACCTCGGCCGACACCGCGCCGGAGCCCGCCGTGCACCGCGACGAGCAGGTCACCGACCCGATCGCGGCCCTGGCCGCCGCCGCGGGCTACGACGAGCCCGAACGCTGGTGGGAGGACGCGGTGGAGCACGCCGGAGCCGCCGGGGTCCTCGACCGGTTCGACGCGGTGCGCGAGGCGATCGCCGAGCTCCGCACCGACGAGCCGGCGCCGACTCCGCTCGTCGGGGACGACAAGGTCCTCGACGCCGTCGCCGCGTCGAACCCGCTGGGGTCGGCGATGACCGGTGCCCGCGAGGCCGCGATGCGCAAGGCGCTGCGGGCCGCGATCAAGGCCGGTCACCAGCGGATCGCGGTGGTGTGCGGCGCCTGGCACGCACCGGCCCTCGACCCGACCCGCATGCCGTCGGCCGCCGCCGACAATCGGTTGCTGCGCGGCCTCCCGAAGACCAAGGTGGCCGTCGCGTGGGTGCCGTGGACCGCGACCCGGCTGAGTCAGTGGTCGGGCTACGGCGCCGGCGTCGCCTCCCCCGGCTGGTATCGCCACCTGTTCGAGGCGCGGCGCGCCGGACACGACACGAGGGAGGCCGCCGCATCCTGGCTCGTCCTCGTGGCGCGGGAGCTCCGCGCGCAGGGGCGCCCTGCATCGCCGGCGGCGGTGGTCGACGCGGTCCGGCTCGCAAGCACGCTCGCCGGTCTCCGCGGCCGCCCCCACCCCGGACTGAGCGAACTGGACGACGCCGCGCTGGCTGTCCTCGCCGACGGCGACCGGATGCCGTTGACTCTCGTGAACGACAGCCTGGTGGTCGGCGCCGACATCGGCGCCGTTCCGGAGTCCGCCCCGCTGGTCCCCCTCGCCGCCGACCTCCAACGACAGCAGAAGGGTTGCCGGTTGCGGCCCACAGCACAGGCGAAGTCGCTGATGTTGGACCTCCGCACCGACTCGGGGCGCGCCAAATCGGTGCTGCTGCACCGGCTCCGCGCCCTCGACATCACGTGGGGACTGCCCGGCGAGACCGGCTCCACCACCGGCACCTTCAAGGAGGCGTGGGAGCTGGAGTGGGATCCGGCGATGGCCGTCGACGTCGTCGAGGCGTCCGTCTACGGCACCACCGTCGCCTCCGCGGCCGCCGCGAAGGTCGCCGCCGACGCGGACGCCGCCACGACGCTCGGCGCACTGTCCGAACTGATCGACCTGTGCCTGCTCGCCGACCTCCCGATCGACCGGGTGGTCGCCGCACTCGCCGACCGTGCCGCCGCGCACACCGACGTCCCGGAACTCCTCGCCGCCGTCGAACCACTCGCTCGCGTCTGTCGGTACGGAAACGTCCGCCAGGTGGCGACCGACGATGTGCGCGCCGTCCTGGACCAGACCGCGGTGCGCGCCTGCCTCGGACTGCCGTCCGCCTCCACTTCGCTGAGCGACGACGCCGCCGTCGGGCTGAGGACCGCCGTCGAGTCCGCGCACCGGGGGTTGATGCTGCTCGACGACATGCGGCTCGCCGACTACTGGTACGGCGCTCTCCGCCGCGTCGCCGATCACGACCGTGTCCCGGGAACGCTCGTCGGTCGCGCCACCCGCATGCTGCTCGACGCCGGGCGCCTCCACCGGGACGAGGTGGAACGACGGATGGGGCTCGCACTGTCCACGGTGGGCGATCCCGTCGACGCCGCGGGTTGGCTGGACGGATTCCTCGCCGGCGACGCTCTCGTCCTCATGCACGACGCAGCCCTGCTCGCCGTGGTCGACGAGTGGATGTCCGGCGTCGCGACGGAGGTCTTCGACGACCTCCTGCCGCTGCTGCGCCGCACGTTCTCGGGGTTCTCGAAGGCCGAGCGCCGGATCATCGGGCAGTCGTTGACCCGGGCGGCGCACACCGACGTCGGCGCTGCGTCGGATCTCGGGCAGGCCGCCCCCGCGATGGCCGCGGTGGCCCGGCTCATCGGATGGGAGACGATGTGA
- a CDS encoding VWA domain-containing protein: MGDDVNDDRLTRWRLVLGGGEADGIGAGVGALQGADATRDQVLSELYDGPRRGGLGGSQPRVARWLGDIRTYFPSSVVQVMQSDAMDRLGLKQMLLEPEMMAAVHPDLDLVTTLISLTQVMDEQSRETARHVVRQVTDQLEARLRQATVQAVTGALDRSSRTSRPRPADIDWNRTIAANLKHYQPEYRTVIPERLVGYARRQSQVQREIILCIDQSGSMAESVVFASVFGAVLASLRSVRTRLVVFDTEVVDLTEDMADPVDILFGVQLGGGTDINRAVAYCQSQIERPAETVLILISDLYEGGVAEELLERSRSIVASGATMIALLALSDSGTPSFDADLAGQLTGLGVPSFSCTPDLFPDMMAAAIDRRDIGEWASNREIAVVGSTD; this comes from the coding sequence ATGGGAGACGATGTGAACGACGACCGACTGACCCGCTGGCGGCTGGTGCTGGGCGGTGGCGAGGCCGACGGCATCGGTGCCGGAGTCGGCGCGCTGCAGGGTGCGGACGCCACCCGCGACCAGGTGCTGTCCGAGCTGTACGACGGTCCGCGCCGCGGTGGGCTGGGCGGTTCGCAGCCGCGCGTCGCACGGTGGCTCGGCGACATCCGCACCTACTTCCCGTCGTCGGTGGTGCAGGTGATGCAGTCCGACGCGATGGACCGGCTGGGGCTCAAGCAGATGCTGCTGGAGCCGGAGATGATGGCGGCCGTCCACCCGGACCTCGACCTGGTGACGACGCTGATCAGCCTCACCCAGGTGATGGACGAGCAGTCCCGCGAGACCGCGCGGCACGTCGTCCGGCAGGTGACCGACCAGCTGGAGGCACGACTGCGCCAGGCGACGGTGCAAGCGGTGACGGGCGCTCTCGACCGGTCGTCGCGGACCAGTCGACCGAGGCCCGCGGACATCGACTGGAACCGCACGATCGCCGCCAACCTGAAGCACTATCAACCCGAGTACCGGACGGTGATCCCCGAGCGGCTGGTCGGATACGCGCGGCGGCAGTCGCAGGTGCAGCGGGAGATCATTCTGTGCATCGACCAGTCCGGGTCGATGGCGGAGTCGGTGGTCTTCGCGAGCGTGTTCGGCGCCGTGCTCGCCTCGCTGCGATCGGTGCGCACGCGGCTGGTCGTCTTCGACACCGAGGTGGTGGACCTGACCGAGGACATGGCCGACCCCGTCGACATCCTGTTCGGCGTGCAACTCGGCGGCGGCACCGACATCAACCGCGCGGTCGCCTACTGCCAGTCGCAGATCGAACGCCCCGCCGAGACCGTCCTGATCCTGATCAGTGACCTGTACGAGGGCGGCGTCGCCGAGGAACTGCTGGAGCGGTCACGGTCGATCGTGGCGTCGGGGGCGACGATGATCGCGTTGCTCGCCCTGTCGGACTCGGGGACACCGTCGTTCGACGCCGACCTCGCCGGACAGCTGACCGGGCTCGGGGTCCCGTCGTTCTCCTGCACGCCCGACCTCTTCCCCGACATGATGGCCGCGGCGATCGATCGCCGCGACATCGGCGAGTGGGCGTCGAACCGCGAGATCGCGGTGGTGGGGAGCACCGACTGA